The following DNA comes from Mycobacterium sp. MS1601.
CGCGGTGTCGCCCTACGGATCCGGCGCGCTGGCGGGCTCGTCGCTGGGGCTGGACCCCGACGCCATCGCCGCCGATCTCGGCTTCGCCACGGCCGCCGACAACTCTATCGACGCCACCGCCGCACGGGACTTCGCCGCCGAGGCAGCCTTCGTCCTGGCCATGATCGCCGTTGACCTGTCGCGGCTCGCCGAGGACATCATCCTCTGGAGTTCAACGGAATTCGGATACGTCACGCTGCACGACTCATGGTCCACCGGTAGCTCGATCATGCCGCAGAAGAAGAACCCCGACATCGCCGAGTTGGCCCGCGGCAAATCCGGGCGGCTGATCGGCAACCTCGCCGGACTGCTGGCCACCCTGAAAGCCCAACCGCTGGCCTATAACCGGGACCTGCAGGAAGACAAGGAACCCGTCTTCGACTCGGTGGCACAGCTGGAACTGCTGCTACCCGCGATGGCAGGGCTGGTCGGCACCTTGACCTTCGACGAGCAGCGGATGGCCGAACTGGCGCCCGCGGGCTTCACCCTGGCGACAGATATCGCCGAATGGCTTGTCCGGCAAGGAGTTCCCTTCCGAGTTGCCCACGAGGCAGCAGGTGCGGCCGTCAAGACGGCAGAAGGCCGCGGCGTCGGCCTCGACGAACTCACCGACGACGAGCTCGCCGGCATCAGCCCCGCCCTGACTCCCGAGGTGCGCGACGTCCTGACCGTCGAGGGCTCGGTGGCTGCGCGCGACGCCCGCGGCGGCACTGCTCCCATCCAGGTGGCCAAACAGCTGGGCACGGTCCGCGACACCACCGATGCATTGCGGCTCCGGTTGCGTCGCTGAACCTGCCAAGATGGCCTCATGAACATCGCGGGATCGGTGGCGTTGGTCACCGGAGCAAACCGGGGTATGGGTCGCGTCTACGCTGAAGCGCTGCTGGGACGTGGGGCGAGCAAGGTATACGCCGCTGCGCGCAACCCCGAGGCCGTCGACATCGACGGCGTCGTACCTATCGCCCTCGACATCACCGACGCGGATTCGGCGGCGGCTGCTGCCGCGGCGGCCACCGACGTCACGCTGTTGATCAACAACGCCGGCGTCTCCGCGGGCCAGAACCTGGTCACCGGTGACCTCGACAAGATCCGTATGGAGATGGACACCAACTTCTTCGGCACGCTCAACGTGATTCGGGCGTTCCCCCCGGTGCTGGGCGGCAACGGCGGCGGAGCGATCCTCAACATGCTCTCGGTGCTGTCCTGGCTGTCGCTGCCGAGGTCCACGTCGTACTCGGCGGCCAAAGCTGCGGCCTGGTCTCTCACCAACGGCATCCGCATCGAACTCGCGGCGCAGGGCACCCAGGTCACCGGATTGCACGTCGGCGCCGTCGACACCGATATGACGTCAGGACTTGACGTCCCGAAGTCCGCGCCGGCCGACGTCGTCGCCATGGCACTCGACGGTATCGAGGCAGGCAGCCTCGAAGTGCTGGCCGACGACACCAGCAGGTACGTCAAGAGCCGACTGTCTGAGCCTCCGGTCACACCGTAGAGTTCGCTGGATGGGCGCTGGAGTCATCGCGAGCTCGCCCGGCCGGATACGACGATGGTTTGCCGGGCTGGGTTTCGCGCAGATGTGGCGGCTGGTGGTGCTGCTGGTGCTGGCGGCGACGGCCGCGTTCGGCGGGCTCGACGGCGTGAACACCGCGGTGACGGTGTTCGAGCCCGGACAGCAGTTCAGCGACGGCCAGTACACGCTGACCGTCGACCGTGCTTCAGTGGTCGAACAGATCGACGGCGTCCTCTACGACAACCCAGGATCGCAGTACCTGGGCGTGGTGGTGCAGATCCGCAACGACGGCAACACTCCAGGCAACCTGCTGCGCACGCTCAAGCTGCAGGGCTTCCCCAACCAGCGTCTTGTGGGTGCCTATCGGATGGCCGACAGTACTTACAACACCAATCTCGGACCGGGGCTCTCGCAGGAGACGGCGTTCTTCTGGGAACTTCCCGACGGAAGTTTCGAACCCGGTGCGACGGTGACGCTGAAGGTTCCGAAGAAGAAGTTCACCGAGCTCATGGTCAGCTACGGCGAAGCGTGGATCGACGACGCCACCGATTACGGCCAGGTGACGGTACCGGTGAAGCTCAGCTCATGACCTGGCGCAGCACCGTTCACGTACTCGCCGTGGCCGTGGTGATC
Coding sequences within:
- a CDS encoding SDR family oxidoreductase; translated protein: MNIAGSVALVTGANRGMGRVYAEALLGRGASKVYAAARNPEAVDIDGVVPIALDITDADSAAAAAAAATDVTLLINNAGVSAGQNLVTGDLDKIRMEMDTNFFGTLNVIRAFPPVLGGNGGGAILNMLSVLSWLSLPRSTSYSAAKAAAWSLTNGIRIELAAQGTQVTGLHVGAVDTDMTSGLDVPKSAPADVVAMALDGIEAGSLEVLADDTSRYVKSRLSEPPVTP
- the argH gene encoding argininosuccinate lyase yields the protein MSTNEGALWGGRFADGPSAALAALSKSTHFDWVLAPYDVTASKAHARVLFNAGLLTEEQRDGLLAGLDSLGEDVADGSFGPIITDEDVHGALERGLIDRVGPDLGGRLRAGRSRNDQVATLFRMWLRDALRRVADGALEVVAALATQAAAHPTAIMPGKTHLQSAQPVLLAHHLLAHAHPLLRDVDRIADFDDRTAVSPYGSGALAGSSLGLDPDAIAADLGFATAADNSIDATAARDFAAEAAFVLAMIAVDLSRLAEDIILWSSTEFGYVTLHDSWSTGSSIMPQKKNPDIAELARGKSGRLIGNLAGLLATLKAQPLAYNRDLQEDKEPVFDSVAQLELLLPAMAGLVGTLTFDEQRMAELAPAGFTLATDIAEWLVRQGVPFRVAHEAAGAAVKTAEGRGVGLDELTDDELAGISPALTPEVRDVLTVEGSVAARDARGGTAPIQVAKQLGTVRDTTDALRLRLRR